GATAAGAGTATTCTTCCTGTTTAATTTGTATTTAGGGACGTAAAAATACTACGTTCCTATACTTTTGACTTTTGACTTAATAACTATGCCTCTTTACGAGTTTAAGTGTCATGATTGCGGGATTTTTGACGCATGGCGATCGCTGGCAGAATCTAACCACCCCGCTAATTGTCCTACTTGCGAACAACCCGCTAAGCGCATCTTTTCTCCACCCACTGCTCTTTTATCTGGCTCTTTAAGGCTAAAAACCGAAAATCCAGAACCTCAATTAGTCAAACGTGATCGAGAACCCAAATCACCAAAAGTTAAGAATCATAATGGTGGTAGACCTTGGATGATTGGTCATTAAACTATCTAGTGCCAACCAAGGCAATACCTCTAAAAACTTAGCTAAGCCTGAAGGGAGTTATTTTGAGTATTCTCTTCAGGTTTCGCTTTCTTCCATTAGATATTCAAGTCGCTGACGCTCTTGACAATAACATTTAGCTAAACCAAACCTAGCCTTTTCCAGTGCACTGCTTTCATGTGCGAATATTTCCAGTTTTTTGAGCCATAATTGCAGCCAGTTGGGAAATATTAACTTTTCCTGAGCCACTGCGAGTAGTTCACTAGCTCTTTCCTTGGTAGAAACTGAGTTAACTTGAATTGAGCTTGGGTTTTGCAGTAATAACCAAGCTTGTTGTCTCATTTTTGTCTGTATGGTGGAAGATTTCAATTGCATACAGTCTCGACAAAGATCCCCTTGAAGCAAACCGCGATCGCTATAAGTAGGTCGGCATGAATATTTATCGTTGAGACAAGGCAGAAGGCAGAGGGCAG
This Merismopedia glauca CCAP 1448/3 DNA region includes the following protein-coding sequences:
- a CDS encoding FmdB family zinc ribbon protein; protein product: MPLYEFKCHDCGIFDAWRSLAESNHPANCPTCEQPAKRIFSPPTALLSGSLRLKTENPEPQLVKRDREPKSPKVKNHNGGRPWMIGH